A window of Deinococcus sp. YIM 134068 genomic DNA:
TGAGGCGACTCCAGCAGTACGAAACCCCGGCCGGGCGCGTCGGACGGCTGCGCTTTCTTGAGGTCCCAGATCAGCTGCTTCGCAGCACCGCTCTCCTCATACGTGAGTTCACCGCCCTGCGGCTGCACGTGGTAGCGCGTAGCGTCCCAGTGCATGGCCTGGGGATTGATCACTTCGAAGGCGTTCAGGATGGGTCGTGCGTCATCGGCATGATCTGCGGCTGGCGTCGCGCGGCCTCGGCGGGTAAAGACACCGCTCACGCGCGCTCCTTGGTGAGGAAGTACGTGACCGCGCTGCCGGTGAAGCCAGTCATGACCGGGAACCATTTATCAAAGATGCTTGAAAGTTGCTGGGCGACATCCGCCTTGTCCTGGCTATAGAGCAACAGCACCGTATGGTAGTGCCACCAGGTACTGGCAGCCAAAATCGCAATGAAGGCGAAGGCCAGAACGATCGCCGTCCACGAGTGCTGCAGGCGGATGCGATTCGCAGTTCTGATAGCCAGATCCCGCTCGCCGAGTCCCCTGACGACGCCTGCATTCACCGTAGCCTGCTCCGGTTCGCTCCGGACATCCGGCGCCGCAAGATTTTGTACGGCGCCGCCGTCGAGGATATCGTCTGGCTGTTCAGGCTGCTGGTCAGAATGACTCACTCGTAGACCTCGGTGGGGTTACTGGTCGAAGTTCTGTAGACGCGGAATAACGACGACGCGCTCCTCGCCATTCTCAGGGTTACGCATGATCACCTCGGTATAGCCGTGCTTCGCCTGGCTCTGCAGGGCGCGGTTGATCTGCAGCGACTCGCGCACGGTATCGGCCATGCTGGCGTACTCACCCTCGCTGGTCATCTGCTCAAGGGTTTTGAGGCTGCGCTCGTCGAAAGTGAACGCCACTCGTTTGCTGTTCGCCATGATCTCCCCTCCTGGGTGTGATTGGCTGCCGCACTCGTCCGCGCGGTCCAGTACCATATTTGCACATAATCGTATGCTTGTAAAGGCGCAAATTGTATGCCAGTATTGCCTCAACTATGGCACGTATTGTGATCAGCTCGACTTTGCCGCTGCGGACCGCTGTGAGCTACGCCGTTGGGCGGCAGGTGGTCGTACCTGCACTTGAGTACGCCCGTACGTTGAGCGAAGTGCCAGTCACCCTGCCTCAGCTTCCTGGGAGTCCCCTGCCCAGCGAGGAGGACTTTCGTCGAGCGCTGAGGAGAGCCGCGCGGCACCTGGAGATCCAAGGCGACCCCAGCCTGTTGCGCACGCCTCTCTTGGAATTGCTGACCCTCAAGCCGGCGGACCGCGAGCGCATGTGTGCCGAGTCCCGCCCACTCGCCGCCCTCTGGAGTGCTTTTGTGGCGGAACTCCCGCCAGGGGAACCATCCCCTACCACATTGAGTTTACCGTTGCTCGTCGTGGGTTTTGCCGCGTTAAGTGATATGGAGTTGCGAACGCTTGACGGCTGCGCCAGCGACGAGAGCGTCATCATCCTGCCTCCACGGGAAGTCCCAGCTGTGAGAGATACAATTGTGGCTCTGGAAGGTCTCGGCTGGATGGCGCAGGATGAGACACTATCCGCCAGCCCGGACGTTGGCGAGCGTTCCGCCACTCGGTTTCTCACTGGGCACGGTACGGACATGGCAGGCGTGACCCTTCAGGCCGCAGCGGACCTCCACCAAGAGTGTGTGGCGGCCCTCACCACACTGACTGCGCTCCCGGGAGAAAGGTTGCTGATCGTACCGGACCTTGCGCTGTACGCGCCGGAGCTTGAGGCAGTCGCCTTTGACCTCGGCGTGACGTTGGACCTGCCGCTGGAACGCTCCATAGCGGACACGCGGCTCGGCGCCTGGCTCGCCGAACTGTTCCGGGTCCTGGGCGGTGACTGGCGCGGCCCAGGGGTGCGCCGTGTGCTTGGCCATCCGCTGGCACGCGATGTGACTCCGGCGCTTGTGCAGGCCGCGTCGCGCACCAGGGCCAGGAGTCGGGAAGCCTGGTTGGAACTAGGGTTGCCTGGATGGCTGCGGGCGTGGCCCGAGGAGGCGACCTACGAGCAGTACGCAGAGCTGTTATTCAACATACTGGAAAGCCTCGACCCACAGCGGCTCGCGCAGGATGACAGCCGGGCCGGTCAGCAGCTGATGAACGAGGTGGACGAGCTCACCGCGCAGACGCAGGTCGTTTCACTGCGCGATTTCGCCGTACAGGTCTTACGGCTCTTGCAGGATTCACTTCCACCGCAGCCCGCTCAGGGGTGGCCAGTAAGGACACCAGAAACCGCCGCAGGACGCTTCGACCACGTGGTAATTCTCGGGCTGAGCGAGGGCCTCCTGCCAGCCCCCCCAGCGAATCCGCCCATGCTGGACTTCTATGACCGTCAGCAGCTCCAGCAAGAGGGAGTACGTTGCCTCACTGCCCTAGACGCTGTAAATGCACGTGATCTGGCCTTCTGGAACGCCCTCGGCACGGCACGGCAATCGCTACGACTCAGCTGGCCTCAACGACTGGGGAAGCGGCAGCAGCAGCCTGGCGTCTACCTCGTCCGCTTGGGCCACGCCTTACCAGAGCTGAACCAAGCGGGCCAGGAAGAACCAGACGGTGCGGCGTCCGTCAGCCCCCCAGACTCGCCTACGACGGAAACTGGCAAAATCGGGCAGTCGTTGCTGCTAGAGACGTACACCTTCTCGGCGACGCAACTTACGCGCTTCAGCCAGTGCCCCTACCGCTGGTATGCGCAGCACGCCCTCGGGCTGAATGAACGGGAGGAGAACAGCGCGCACCTGCTGCCCCAGGAACGGGGGCGCTTCAACCACCGCGTGTTGGAACTCGTCGGCCGCGCCGCGAAGAATCAACCGCAGCCGCGTGACGCAATGCTCAGCAGTTTTCCCATTGCCTTTGAGCAGGCGGAGGCCGAACAGGGCCTCACCCGGCGCTCCGCATGGCCGCAGCAGCGCCCGGAGTTGCGTCGCCGCCTCCAGCGAGCACTGAGTTCCCCGGACTTCATTCGGGACGGCGCGACCGTCGTCGGCGTGGAGCGAGCCTTTGACGTTCAGTGGAACGGCTTGCGTGTGACGGGCAAGATTGACCGCATCGACTGTCTGGACGGCGAACTGTTCATCACAGACTACAAGTCAGGCTCCAGCCCACAGGGCGGATCGCGCAGCGCGCGGGACGTGCAGATGAATCTATACCTTGACGTCATCGCGACCCTACATCCCGACATGCGCGTCGCAGCCGGGCAATACCTGTCCCTCGGTAACACCGAGCGCCGGGTACTCGGCCGAGTGCAGCATCAGCCAGGTGTACTGGACGAGCTGGTGGGTGAACTGAGGGAGGCGGCGGGTGCAGGCTTCTTCCCGGCGAGACCAGGCAGCTACTGCGCCGCCTGCCCCCTCCCCCCACTGTGCCGGCAGTCAGCAAGATCCGGTGAGGATGCATGAACGCTCAGCAGCGGGCCATCACCGCAGGCCGAAGCGTGGCCGTCATGGCTGGCGCGGGGAGCGGGAAGACGCACGTGCTGGTGGAGCGTTACGTAGAATTGCTCCGGCGCGGTCTTCGGCCGATGGAGATCGTGGTCGTCACCTACACGGAGCGGGCAGCGACAGAATTGCGCGCCCGCATCCGGCAGCGCGTGACGCAGACATACGCCGACCATCCGGACCTTCTCGCGGAAGTGGAGGTGGCACAGATCAGCACCATCCATGCGCTGGCTGCACGCATCTGCCGGGATCACCCCGCTGCCGCAAGTGTTCCCAGCGGATCGGTCGTGCAAGACGGGCCGGACGCGCACCTCCGCTGGGAAGAATTGAGAGACGACGCGATGCTGGAGGTGGATCTGCCCACCTTCGGTGTCCTGGAGCACGGTCGGCTGCGGCGAATGCTACAGGCGCTGCATCAGGAGCCACACGTGGCACGCGCTTCCCTGGCACGCAGGACAGACGACTGGGCTGCCCTGCTAAAGCGGGCGCGCCAGGAGGCCTGGGATGCGCTTCAGCGGCACCCCCGGTGGTTGGCCGCGTCGGCGCAGGTGCACGGCGACTGCGGGAATGATGGGGACGCCATTGAGAAGTCTCGCCGCGAAGCCGTGCAGGGGCTAGCGCTGATCGCATCGGGCGAGATGCAACGCGGTGCGGCGCTGATTGAGGGCATCGCCTTGAAAGGCGGCAGGAAAGTCCCTTGGCGGGACCTGCCGGGCATGAAGGAAGCGCTCGGGACGCTGAGAGAGCTGATCAGCTCGCCCCTGCTCACCCTGCGGTACGGTGAGGGAGACGCAGCACTCGGCGCACAGTTGCCGCTCCTCGCCGACGCGTTCCGCGTGACGACGGATGAACTGGACCGCCGGAAACGTCAGTCGCGCACGCTGGAGTACGCCGACCTTGAAACGCACGCGCTGAGTGCGCTGCGAAACCCTGAGGTTGCCCGGCACTATCGTCGGCGGTGGCGGCATGTGATGGTCGATGAGGCACAGGACACCAGTCCAGTGCAGACGGAACTGCTGAACCTTATCGGGGCGTCCTGTGACCTGACGGTGGTGGGGGACGACCAGCAAGCCATCTATGGCTTCAGGGGCGCTGGGCGGGACGCACTCCAGCAACTCGAGCGGCGCGTTCTGGAGGCGGGCGGGAGCAGCGTGACGCTCACTGAGGGCTACCGCAGCCACAACCAGTTGCAGGAGCGTCTCAACGACGGCGCCCGCGCGATCCTGGGCGAGGCCCGCCTGCTCACGGCCTCCAGGGGCAGCGGCGGGACGCCACTGAGCCCAGTAAGCGGCTTGATCTCCACGCCAGAAGGGGAAGCAGATGCGCTCGCCGATCACCTCGCACAGCTGCTTCTCGACGCCCCAGAGATCCAAGACCCGCGCGACCTGCGTCTCAGGCCGCTACAGGCGCGGGATGTCGCAGTTCTTGCACGACGATGGTCGGACTTGGATGACCTCCGGCGCGCCCTCACGGCACGGGGTGTGCCTTGGTTCACGGCTGGGGGCGGCGACCTGTTGAGAACTCCAGAAGCACTGGACACCTGGGCCCTCCTTCGGTTCCTGTCGGATCAGGAAGACAGCGCAGCGCTGCTTTCGCTGCTGCGTAGTCCGCACTTCGGCGTGAGTGACGGAGAAGTCGAGGTGCTGCGGCGCGCTTGGAGCACGGGCGAAGCATGGTGGCTGACCATCCAACGCAGTGAGAACCCTGTTGTTCGTCGGGCGGCAGCCGTCCTTACCATGCTTCTGAATGAACTCGGCGCGCTGACGCCCAGGCAGGTACTGCAGCGTACGGAGCAGTTGAGCGGGTATCGGGACGCACTGGTGCGACTCCCGGACGCGAAACGGCACCTTGTGGACCTCCAGGCATGCCACGAGTTGATCGGCACCCTGGAGGAACCACTGCGGAGTTGCACTGAGGTGTCTGTGCGGCTTACGCGCCTCATCACCGCGCGGCGGCCGGTGCCGCGACCCCCGCCGAGCAGCGGTGACGCCGTCACGCTCAGCACCATCCATGGCGCGAAGGGCCTGGAGTGGCCAGTCGTTGCCCTGGCTGGTCTCGGCCGCTTAGGGCGGGGCTTTCCCCCGGCACTGCGCCTGGACGCCGAAGTGGGCGTCGTCTTCGTCCCCGATGATGAAGAGGAGCCCGGTATGTATACCTTATTGAAGGAAACAGACCGGTACCGTGAGCTGCAGGAGGAGGCGCGGCTTGTTTACGTAGGCATAACCCGCGCACGCGACGCCCTAATCTGTAGTGCCGTCCGGCAAGACGCTCCACTCGTGATCGCGTTAGTG
This region includes:
- a CDS encoding PD-(D/E)XK nuclease family protein produces the protein MLIVPDLALYAPELEAVAFDLGVTLDLPLERSIADTRLGAWLAELFRVLGGDWRGPGVRRVLGHPLARDVTPALVQAASRTRARSREAWLELGLPGWLRAWPEEATYEQYAELLFNILESLDPQRLAQDDSRAGQQLMNEVDELTAQTQVVSLRDFAVQVLRLLQDSLPPQPAQGWPVRTPETAAGRFDHVVILGLSEGLLPAPPANPPMLDFYDRQQLQQEGVRCLTALDAVNARDLAFWNALGTARQSLRLSWPQRLGKRQQQPGVYLVRLGHALPELNQAGQEEPDGAASVSPPDSPTTETGKIGQSLLLETYTFSATQLTRFSQCPYRWYAQHALGLNEREENSAHLLPQERGRFNHRVLELVGRAAKNQPQPRDAMLSSFPIAFEQAEAEQGLTRRSAWPQQRPELRRRLQRALSSPDFIRDGATVVGVERAFDVQWNGLRVTGKIDRIDCLDGELFITDYKSGSSPQGGSRSARDVQMNLYLDVIATLHPDMRVAAGQYLSLGNTERRVLGRVQHQPGVLDELVGELREAAGAGFFPARPGSYCAACPLPPLCRQSARSGEDA
- a CDS encoding UvrD-helicase domain-containing protein, which encodes MNAQQRAITAGRSVAVMAGAGSGKTHVLVERYVELLRRGLRPMEIVVVTYTERAATELRARIRQRVTQTYADHPDLLAEVEVAQISTIHALAARICRDHPAAASVPSGSVVQDGPDAHLRWEELRDDAMLEVDLPTFGVLEHGRLRRMLQALHQEPHVARASLARRTDDWAALLKRARQEAWDALQRHPRWLAASAQVHGDCGNDGDAIEKSRREAVQGLALIASGEMQRGAALIEGIALKGGRKVPWRDLPGMKEALGTLRELISSPLLTLRYGEGDAALGAQLPLLADAFRVTTDELDRRKRQSRTLEYADLETHALSALRNPEVARHYRRRWRHVMVDEAQDTSPVQTELLNLIGASCDLTVVGDDQQAIYGFRGAGRDALQQLERRVLEAGGSSVTLTEGYRSHNQLQERLNDGARAILGEARLLTASRGSGGTPLSPVSGLISTPEGEADALADHLAQLLLDAPEIQDPRDLRLRPLQARDVAVLARRWSDLDDLRRALTARGVPWFTAGGGDLLRTPEALDTWALLRFLSDQEDSAALLSLLRSPHFGVSDGEVEVLRRAWSTGEAWWLTIQRSENPVVRRAAAVLTMLLNELGALTPRQVLQRTEQLSGYRDALVRLPDAKRHLVDLQACHELIGTLEEPLRSCTEVSVRLTRLITARRPVPRPPPSSGDAVTLSTIHGAKGLEWPVVALAGLGRLGRGFPPALRLDAEVGVVFVPDDEEEPGMYTLLKETDRYRELQEEARLVYVGITRARDALICSAVRQDAPLVIALVNAEFFK